A DNA window from Trichomycterus rosablanca isolate fTriRos1 chromosome 11, fTriRos1.hap1, whole genome shotgun sequence contains the following coding sequences:
- the mical3a gene encoding protein-methionine sulfoxide oxidase mical3a isoform X11 has translation MGDGGVGAAGEGVNQSHVLFDRFVQATTCKGTLKAFQELCDFLELKPSEYRVFYHKLKSKLNYWRAKALWAKLDKRASHKEYKKGRACANTKCLIIGAGPCGLRTAIELAFLGAKVVLLEKRDAFSRNNVLHLWPFTIQDLRGLGAKKFHGKFCAGSIDHISIRQLQLMLLKMALLLGIEIHVNVEFKGLIEPPEHQENERIGWRAEVHPKTHPVSELEFDVIIGADGRRNTLSGFGRKEFRGKLAIAITANFINRNTTAEAKVEEISGVAFIFNQKFFQDLREATGIDLENIVYYKDDTHYFVMTAKKQSLLEKGVIKHDYMDTEMLLSRSNVDQAALLSYAREAADFSTNHQLPTLDFAINHYGQPDVAMFDFTCMYASENAALVRQRNGHQLLVALVGDSLLEPFWPMGTGIARGFLAAMDSAWMVRRWAQGASALEVLAERESIYRLLPQTTPENVSKNHSHYTVDPTTRYPNINMHLLRPNQVRHLVYTGETREIPVDMENVVNSSTPKLLRNEFLLEKQFQESVARSSKLLNWCQRQTDGYRGVSVNDLTMSWKSGLALCALIHHYRPDLIVFDCLDEKDVEKNNQLGFDVAEKEFGISPIMTGREMSVVVEPDKLSMVVYLTQFYEMFKDTVPPSENHNLSPEEKAALIASTKSPISFLSKLGQSIHITRKRNPKDKKEKELDGLGKRRKTSQPGTSEDEEPPRPVRDERPLLATALMERRVDTTAAANNNKVKSMATQLLAKFEENAPSQSTGLKRQGSLRKEFPQNIGGSDVCFFCRKRVYVMERLSAEGKFFHRTCFKCDYCGTTLRLSSYAFDVEDGKFYCKPHYCYRLSGLAQRKRPAPTTPLPPKESPVPEVPPATVDAPATQPQEERGRSAPEVNGVAEPSVAKRPRGTPERIELENYRLSMQREEELEEVPEETLAEHNLSSVLDKGTDVDVGSSSSESDMEEEGEELEQLAASDLGGVPWKEAVELHAKLKGESDAGSYNKDIEQRGREMEEEDEEEDEEEDEEDEESSDAEGEYCPWERELQSGLWLENLTDEEDTGTFKARNLKIQQTLQPVDPLLSQMVEEKVERSYSSSPQSLLSTQATQPNSCTVPSHKSVRHEAVRAWLDSMSGEPCEVEEDEPEAEAGSLSIDPETELDEDDIPSDAEAEACLQRANEAEPSPMESVKPESPELVFKPESKEGTSASKREIIVDVILSPTPKPVTPVEEVKEMFSPVLVKSPGTRFFPEPFLPDSVRPQTPPSHPPEANALKSPFTAASPIRSQPAPLPDAVTPKFPVQTEPCACSPSGNPLSPICAQTLPCQEPSSPLSADSPVRTQPVPAITSTPLPKSTFDKTTTDPLDLTAKKSDIIEEFWMKSAEIRKSLGLIPLERSKNMENSIVKTPDSTPPKPKTPEGTHDKPVLTGRTVIHRLNITVEGQVISPVEPKSSGSEKKEFSSSSGLGLNCSNTISKTVTSDSLNNSDSTMLTPPSSPPPPPPDEEPATLSRKKPQVSWEKLPTANEKPEIKKSLTKLTTPTSPLQEKPVSIPVADHKTSSPVVMRTKEPNKPKRDEVRKSFAECVDEIPFADDVDETYDDRTPDTSALDRFYTPPTSKVNRDKPSLHLALATENGKPKISEGLASRPVKGPKHFSPEAKEIAEERMREREKSVKSQALKDAMAKQINKMKEAEAGKGAAAKAAWNNSEVAVKNKKRSSSPKSSAVKVLETKKQADAVPERFFTPSLSKSADSSVTSSESSTGGKIKKRSSLFSPRKNRKEKKAKSESRLSGTEETPPKHKSLWKAVFSGYKKDKKKKDDKSCPSTPSSSTTVDSGKKKSSSAAKSSDLHLRRNLSFSEDSDLSCDDVLERSSQKSKADSVYVPHALAFKRSYATKKTYTEEELNDKLTRKVQKAARRQAKQEELKRLHRAQIIQRQLEQVEEKQRQLEERGVAVEKALRGEAGMGKKDDPKLMQEWFKLVQEKNALVRYESELMIFARELELEDRQSRLQQELRERMAIEDHLKTEAELTEEKHILNEMLDVVEQRDSLVAVLEEQRLREKEEDKDLEAVMLSKGFNLNWI, from the exons ATGGGAGATGGAGGAGTTGGTGCAGCAGGAGAGGGGGTCAATCAATCCCATGTGCTCTTTGACCGCTTTGTTCAGGCCACCACCTGTAAGGGCACGCTTAAAGCCTTTCAGGAGCTGTGCGACTTCCTCGAGCTCAAGCCCAGCGAGTATCGAGTCTTCTACCACAAGCTTAAGTCCAAGCTCAACTACTGGAGGGCGAAAGCGCTCTGGGCCAAGCTCGACAAACGTGCCAGCCATAAGGAATACAAGAAAGGAAGAGCCTGTGCTAACACTAAG TGTCTGATCATTGGAGCAGGACCATGTGGGTTGCGCACAGCTATAGAGCTTGCATTTCTGGGAGCCAAGGTGGTACTGTTGGAGAAAAGAGACGCATTCTCCCGCAACAATGTCCTTCATCTGTGGCCCTTTACCATTCAGGATCTGAGGGGACTCGGTGCAAAGAAGTTCCATGGAAAATTCTGTGCAGGCTCCATAGACCACATCA GTATTCGTCAGCTGCAGTTGATGCTGCTGAAAATGGCTCTGCTCCTAGGTATCGAAATTCACGTCAATGTGGAGTTTAAAGGCCTCATCGAACCACCGGAGCACCAAGAAAATGAGA GAATAGGCTGGAGAGCTGAAGTCCATCCCAAAACACACCCTGTCAGTGAGCTGGAGTTTGATGTTATTATCGGGGCAGATGGGAGGAGAAACACATTGTCag ggTTTGGAAGGAAAGAGTTCAGGGGGAAGCTGGCCATCGCCATTACAGCTAACTTCATCAACCGAAACACCACTGCCGAGGCCAAGGTAGAGGAGATCAGTGGGGTGGCCTTTATCTTCAACCAGAAGTTCTTTCAGGACCTAAGAGAAGCCACAG GAATTGATCTGGAAAACATTGTGTACTATAAAGATGACACACACTACTTTGTGATGACTGCCAAGAAGCAGAGCTTACTGGAGAAGGGTGTCATTAAGCAT GATTACATGGACACTGAAATGCTTCTGTCCAGGTCGAACGTGGACCAAGCTGCTTTGCTCTCTTATGCCCGAGAGGCAGCAGATTTCTCCACCAATCATCAGTTACCCACGCTGGACTTTGCCATCAACCATTATGGGCAGCCTGATGTAGCAATGTTCGACTTCACCTGCATGTACGCCTCGGAAAATGCTGCGCTGGTGCGTCAACGCAACGGCCACCAGCTGCTTGTAGCCCTGGTTGGAGACAGTCTTCTGGAG CCGTTTTGGCCAATGGGAACAGGCATTGCGCGAGGTTTCCTGGCAGCCATGGACTCTGCATGGATGGTGCGAAGGTGGGCGCAGGGTGCCTCTGCTCTGGAGGTGCTGGCAGAAAG GGAGAGTATTTACCGTCTGCTCCCTCAAACCACCCCTGAGAATGTGAGTAAGAACCACAGTCACTACACAGTGGATCCTACCACACGCTACCCCAACATCAACATGCACCTGCTCAGGCCCAACCAG GTCCGGCATCTTGTTTACACTGGAGAGACCAGGGAAATTCCTGTCGACATGGAGAATGTGGTGAACTCTTCCACTCCCAAACTCTTGAGGAATG AATTTCTGCTTGAGAAGCAGTTCCAAG AATCGGTGGCACGTTCCAGCAAGCTGCTGAACTGGTGTCAGAGACAGACTGATGGTTACAGAGGGGTCAGCGTAAATGATCTCACTATGTCATGGAAGAGCGGCCTGGCACTATGTGCCCTAATCCACCACTACAGACCAGACCTTAT TGTCTTTGACTGTCTGGATGAGAAGGATGTTGAGAAGAATAATCAGTTGGGGTTTGACGTGGCTGAGAAGGAGTTTGGTATATCTCCCATTATGACTGGAAGGGAGATGTCCGTGGTAGTGGAACCTGATAAGCTGTCCATGGTCGTGTACCTCACCCAGTTCTACGAGATGTTTAAGGACACTGTGCCCCCTAGTG AAAACCACAACCTGAGTCCAGAGGAGAAAGCTGCTCTGATAGCCAGCACTAAATCTCCAATCTCCTTCCTCAGCAAACTAGGCCAGAGCATCCACATCACAAGGAAACGCAACCCAAAG GATAAGAAGGAAAAGGAGCTTGATGGATTGGGGAAGAGAAGAAAGACAAGTCAGCCTGGAACATCCGAGGAT GAGGAGCCACCACGGCCGGTTCGTGATGAGCGACCCTTACTAGCGACAGCGCTAATGGAGCGGAGGGTTGATACCACTGCTGCGGCTAACAACAACAAAGTGAAATCCATGGCCACTCAGCTGCTAGCCAAGTTTGAGGAGAATGCACCATCGCAGTCTACAGGACTTAAACGACAG GGTTCCTTGCGGAAGGAGTTTCCTCAGAACATTGGAGGCAGTGATGTATGTTTCTTCTGCCGGAAGCGTGTGTATGTAATGGAACGGCTAAGTGCGGAGGGCAAGTTCTTCCACCGAACCTGCTTCAAGTGTGACTACTGCGGCACCACACTGCGCCTCTCCTCGTATGCCTTTGACGTAGAGGATG gAAAGTTTTACTGTAAGCCGCACTACTGTTACCGTTTATCCGGGCTAGCTCAGAGGAAGAGACCTGCTCCTACTACACCTCTTCCACCAAAG gaGTCCCCAGTGCCAGAAGTACCTCCAGCCACAGTGGATGCTCCTGCAACTCAGCCCCAGGAGGAGCGTGGGCGCTCAG CTCCAGAGGTTAACGGTGTGGCAGAGCCCAGTGTAGCGAAGCGTCCGAGAGGAACGCCGGAGCGCATTGAGCTGGAGAACTACCGGCTCTCTATGCAGCGTGAGGAGGAGCTGGAGGAGGTTCCGGAAGAGACGCTGGCCGAGCACAACCTAAGCAGTGTGTTGGATAAAGGCACTGATGTGGATGTGGGCTCCAG TAGCTCAGAGTCTGATATGGAGGAAGAGGGTGAGGAGCTGGAGCAGCTGGCAGCCTCTGACCTCGGGGGCGTCCCGTGGAAGGAGGCAGTGGAGCTCCATGCTAAACTAAAGGGTGAAAGTGATGCTGGGTCATACAACAAGGACATAGAGCAAAGAGGCAGAGAGATGGAggaagaggatgaagaggaggatgaggaggaagaCGAGGAAGATGAAGAATCAAGTGATG CAGAAGGGGAGTATTGTCCTTGGGAGAGGGAGCTCCAGTCAGGTCTATGGCTGGAGAACCTCACAGATGAAGAGGATACAGGTACATTTAAAG CCAGGAATCTGAAAATCCAGCAAACCCTGCAGCCTGTTGACCCTTTGCTCTCACAGATGGTGGAGGAAAAGGTGGAGCGCTCATATTCAAGCTCTCCTCAATCCCTCCTCAGCACTCAGGCCACCCAGCCTAATTCCTGCACAG TCCCTTCTCACAAATCGGTGCGGCACGAGGCTGTCAGGGCCTGGCTGGACTCAATGTCTGGAG AGCCCTGTGAGGTAGAGGAGGATGAGCCAGAAGCTGAAGCAGGAAGTCTCAGCATTGACCCCGAAACTGAGCTGGATGAAG ACGACATCCCCTCAGATGCTGAGGCTGAAGCTTGCTTACAGCGGGCCAATGAGGCTGAGCCTTCTCCAATGGAAAGTGTCAAACCAGAGAGCCCTGAGCTAGTCTTCAAACCTG AGTCTAAAGAAGGTACATCTGCTAGTAAAAGAGAAATTATTGTGGATGTCATTCTATCTCCAACACCAAAGCCTGTGACACCTGTTGAGGAG GTCAAAGAGATGTTTTCCCCGGTGCTAGTTAAGTCTCCAGGCACTCGTTTTTTTCCTGAGCCTTTTTTGCCTGATAGTGTCCGTCCACAGACGCCACCCTCACATCCCCCTGAAGCAAATGCTCTTAAGTCCCCTTTTACTGCGGCATCTCCGATTCGGTCCCAACCAGCACCCTTACCAGATGCAGTAACCCCAAAATTCCCTGTCCAGACAGAGCCTTGTGCCTGCTCACCCTCAGGCAACCCCTTATCACCAATCTGTGCTCAGACCTTACCATGCCAAGAGCCTTCCTCCCCCCTATCAGCAGACTCTCCCGTAAGGACTCAGCCAGTCCCGGCTATAACTTCCACTCCTCTGCCGAAATCCACATTTGACAAAACAACAACTGATCCTCTGGATTTAACAGCCAAGAAGTCTGACATCATCGAAGAGTTCTGGATGAAAAGTGCTGAAATAAGAAAGAGTTTGGGGCTTATACCCCTGGAAAGGAGCAAAAATATGGAGAACAGCATTGTTAAAACTCCTGATTCCACACCTCCTAAGCCCAAAACCCCAGAAGGTACACATGACAAGCCGGTCCTGACAGGCAGGACAGTCATCCACAGACTTAATATCACAGTTGAGGGTCAGGTGATCTCTCCTGTGGAACCAAAAAGCAGTGGCTCAGAGAAGAAGGAGTTTAGCAGCAGTTCTGGCCTGGGCTTAAACTGTAGCAACACGATTAGCAAGACAGTTACCAGTGATAGCTTAAACAACTCTGACTCTACAATGCTCACACCTCCATCCagtcctcctccacctccaccaGATGAGGAGCCAGCAACTCTGTCAAGGAAGAAGCCTCAAGTTTCTTGGGAGAAGCTGCCTACAGCAAATGAGaaacctgaaataaaaaaaagtctcaCAAAACTAACGACACCCACTAGTCCACTTCAGGAAAAACCCGTAAGCATTCCAGTTGCTGATCACAAAACCAGCTCACCTGTTGTGATGAGAACAAAGGAGCCCAATAAGCCAAAGCGAGACGAGGTCAGAAAGTCATTTGCAGAGTGTGTCGACGAGATTCCGTTTGCTGACGATGTGGATGAGACGTACGATGATCGCACTCCTGACACAAGTGCCCTGGATAGGTTTTACACGCCGCCTACTAGCAAAGTAAACAGGGACAAGCCATCCCTCCACCTTGCTTTAGCTACGGAGAATGGGAAACCCAAAATTTCTGAAGGTCTGGCATCCAGACCGGTAAAGGGTCCAAAGCACTTTTCTCCTGAAGCCAAGGAGATTGCAGAGGAACGGATGAGGGAAAGGGAGAAATCTGTAAAAAGTCAAGCTTTAAAAGATGCCATGGCTAAGCAGATTAATAAAATGAAGGAGGCCGAGGCAGGCAAGGGGGCTGCAGCCAAAGCGGCCTGGAATAATTCAGAGGTAGCTGTAAAGAACAAAAAGCGATCAAGTTCCCCTAAATCTTCAGCAGTTAAAGTTCTGGAGACCAAAAAACAGGCAGACGCAGTGCCGGAACGTTTCTTTACGCCATCGTTAAGTAAAAGTGCGGACAGTTCGGTTACCTCCTCAGAAAGCTCCACAGGTGGCAAGATTAAAAAACGCAGTTCACTGTTTTCACCACGTAAAAACAGGAAAGAGAAGAAGGCAAAAAGTGAAAGTAGACTTTCAGGAACTGAAGAAACACCTCCCAAACACAAATCCTTGTGGAAGGCCGTGTTCTCCGGGtacaagaaagacaaaaaaaagaaagatgacAAGTCCTGTCCGAGCACGCCCTCTAGCTCGACGACCGTGGACTCAGGAAAGAAAAAATCATCTTCCGCAGCAAAGTCATCAG ATTTGCACCTGAGAAGAAACCTTAGCTTTTCTGAGGACTCAGATCTGTCCTGTGATGATGTCTTGGAAAGATCCTCCCAGAAGTCCAAAGCAGAT